The Vicia villosa cultivar HV-30 ecotype Madison, WI linkage group LG1, Vvil1.0, whole genome shotgun sequence genome includes a region encoding these proteins:
- the LOC131620726 gene encoding protein BIC1-like encodes MVLFCMKENNSNTNTNTMSHDETDLELKKPHQLKDNNLKEHTNMDVTKGTLTVEAEEESGREKLKRHRVEMAGRVWIPDMWGQEEFLKDWIDCTTFDPPLISSAKIVTARTALVQEATAATARC; translated from the coding sequence ATGGTTCTATTTTGCATGAAAGAGAACAactcaaacacaaacacaaacaccaTGTCTCATGACGAAACTGATCTTGAATTGAAGAAACCTCATCAACTCAAAGATAACAACCTTAAGGAGCACACAAACATGGATGTAACAAAAGGGACATTAACTGTTGAGGCTGAAGAGGAAAGTGGAAGAGAGAAGCTGAAGAGGCATAGAGTTGAAATGGCTGGGAGAGTGTGGATTCCAGATATGTGGGGACAGGAGGAGTTTTTGAAGGATTGGATAGATTGTACAACGTTTGATCCTCCTTTGATTTCTTCTGCCAAAATTGTGACAGCAAGAACAGCTTTGGTTCAGGAAGCCACTGCTGCTACAGCTAGGTGTTAG